The genome window TATTTTGGTTTAACTTGATTGCATTAATGACCTGAAATGTTTACTTTCCTCAAGAGGTGGTGGGTATTTGGTTAATTCAAAATTAAGCTCCTGTTTTAATGTAGATTTGGGCAAATATACAAGTAGAACTGATGCATTTTATGTCGCAAACGTATCAAACATGCCTTTAGATTACAGATTACTCTTTCTTGACATGCGCCTGTCTAAAATTCACAGTTTTTTCACTTGAAGCATGGTTTATCATCCTGAGTTTAAGAAGGCAGGACAGAAACCTGGTCTGCAGGTATGGAGAATTGAGAAAATGGATTTGGCATCAGTGCCTGAGAATCTTTATGGGAGTTTCTATACAGGAGACACGTACATTGTCCTCAATACCATCAAGCAACGTTTAGGAAGTCTGCAGTACGACCTTCATTTTTGGCAAGGTGAGACCGTGACCTAAATAATACACCACCACTACAAGTTTGTGATGTACtccttttggggggggggggttcagcaTGTTCTAGTTAGGCTATGCATTTCCTCTTTGTTTCCAGGTAATGCCTGCACTATAGATGAGAGTGCTGCTGCAGCCATTTTTGCTGTCCAAATGGATGACTATCTTGGGGGAACACCTGTTCAGTATCGAGAGGTCCAGGGCCATGAATCTGAAACATTTGTAGGTTACTTCAAATCAGGTCTTAAGTACATGGTAAGCAGGACTATAAATTTTAAACATGATGACAAATGATACATGACTTGAACTGTCAATGAATTTACAGTTCTTCTAATGCTTCAGCAAGGTGGCGTGGCATCAGGGTTTAGACACGTGGCCTCTAATGGGGCAGGAATACATAGAGTCCTCCATGTTACAGGCAGACGAACAGTGAGGGCTACTGAGGTTCCTGTGAGCTGGGGTAGCTTCAACCAGGGAGACTGTTTCATTCTGGACCTTGGAAATGTAAGGGAGTAGACATTCACTGCATGTCAATATTGTCAGATCTTTATACATTGTAAAATATAACTTATTAAACAGCCCTTTTGTTATGATGTATCACAGGAAATCTACCAATGGTGTGGCACAAAGAGCAATCACTTTGAAAGGTTAAAAACCACGAACGTTTCTAAGGGCATCCGTGATAATGAGCGAGCTGGAAGAGCAAAACTGTACATGTGTGAAGAGGGGTTGGAGCCTGACAAGATGCTGGAGGTACAATTGTCTAGAGTATTTTCTGCATCTTCTAAAAGCATGGTCATTGGATTAAATTCATACAGCCATGACTAAACGTGAAATCTAGTGCTACGTTTTAATTTTCAGATCAATTTCTCAGCTacatttaggttttttttttagttatttatttatttatttatttaaaatcatcaTGCCAAGTCCCAAAATTTGTGTCCATGCCTTCATGCTATTTCCCAAAactattttttataaacaacaaACTCCTATAATGCCATTAAGATTCTTGGACCAAAGCCTGAGCTTCCTGATTCAGACTGTGATGACTCTGAGACTGATTCATCAAATAGAAAGATGGCCACATTATACAAGGTAAGATCCAGCtaactttatttctttattagaGTAGATATTGACTGAAATTGGTACACTGAAAATGTATAACTGGTCATTAAAATCCAACACTAAGGTGTCAGATGCCAGTGGAAATATGTCTATCACGTTGGTCGCAGCAGAGAATCCGTTCTCTCAGAGTGCACTGGAGTCAACTGACTGTTTTATCTTGGACCATGGTTGCAACGGAAAGATCTTTGTCTGGAAAGGTCTGGAAAGACCCATATTAAGTTTTATGCTTTACAACCATTTATGATGTAGTCTGCtgcatcccttttttttttttttttttaaatttttttttaatttattttttttaaaaaacccattAAGAAAGACACCTTCCTGATTAAGTATGAGTGAATCAATTACAGGTAAAGAAGCCGGCCCAGAGGAGAGGAGTGCAGGGTTGAAGGCTGCAGAAGATTTCATTCAGAGAATGGGGTACCCAAAACACACCCAGGTCCAGATCCTGCCTGAAAATGGGGAGACTCCACTTTTTAAACAGTTCTTCAAATCCTGGCATGATGTGGCCGAGACTGAAGGATTGAGAAAGGGATATGTATCCAACAAGATTGCCAAGATTGAGAAAGTACCCTTTGATGCATCTATGCTCCATCTCTCGAGTGCTATGGCTGCTCAGCATGGGATGATTGACAaaggggagggagagaaaaaggtGAAAATGTATTATGTAGAAAAGTACAATTTAGAAATGACTTCAACTGAAAGGTATGGGACATGCTGTGTTTATAGTATTTTAGGAATACTATACACCTGGATTATTAATGTAATTATCTAATCATGCAGtggtggcagcagcacaatgcatagaCTTGGACAACAGCAGACAACCAGATCAGGTTCCACTCTTGTCAGCCAAATGCAGGAACGTGAGGCTACATTGGACACTGGCTCATCGAAACTGGATAGTTGAATATTGGAATAAAACcacatgtttgatgtgaaaatctgtatctgcatgattttatgcatgtcactgctgccatatgattggctgatcagataactgcatgaataagAAGGGGTCATGTAAAGGGGTCAGTGAATGTATATGTAGTGTACAGCTACtgaagagctctttttttttttcttctttttttttttaaaccaatgcaatcttcaattctgtatttttatatgAAGATTTGGCGCGTTGAAGGATCAGACAAGGTGGATGTTGATCCCTCAACCTATGGGCAGTTCTATGGAGGAGACAGTTACATCATACTGTATAACTACCAGCACGGGAACCGTCGAGGACAGATTATCTACATTTGGTGAGAAACAAAGACTACACCATCCTCGTGGTGATAAGGAGTTCATGTTGAATGACCAGCTTTGTGTGGGCCAGATGCTTTGTGTGTTCACGTTACAAGTAACTGTATCCAACAAGGTCAACTAAAAGTATCTGTTGCACGGTTATTTGTATCCCTTGTATGACACGGTTGACTGcagttgtttgtttggggtggggtttttttttttcttcttcttttttcttttggatACACAGGCAAGGAGAGGATTCCAGCCAAATTGAGAAAGGAGCTTCCTCCATCTTGGCCACTCAACTGGATGAGGAACTGGGAGGAGGAGCGGTGCAGGTGACCGATGACTGGTTGACTATTACTTGCTGTCACTATGGATTTATACCTACATCTATAATCGGTATTAACTAGAAAGTTGTTTAGTTTAAGACTTGGATACGTTTTATGTCAAGGATTATTAATTAGTACTTGGGTACATGTTTCTGCAAgtgttctttatttctttttgaccAGTTccacacattcacaaaataaTACCATGGTGTAGGCTGGGATGATTAACctaacctgcaggaaggtactTCATTGGAAATTTTAGCCATGGACAGCCTCAAAATATCAAAGGGTTCAACAACCACCCATCTGTGATTTAATCATGTTATTAAAGGGCTTGAAGGAAAAATGGATTTAAATATACTTATGCGATCATCTCCTTGCCTTAGGTCCGAGTGATTCAAGGCAAAGAGCCTGTCCACCTCATGAGTCTTTTTGGAGCTGAACCAATGGTGGTTTACAAAGGTGGGACTTCCAGAGAAGGTGGTCAGTCAAAAGCATCAGCAATCCGCCTTTTTCAAGTTCGGTCCAATGCTGCTGGGAACATGAGAGCAGTTGAGGTGAGTTGCTCAAATGGACTGAAGAATGTGCATGTCTATTTTGTTCTAGTTCGGGggaataactttatttatttcctcccAATAAAGGTTGATCCAGTGGCCTCTAACCTCAACTCCAATGACGTATTCCTTCTGCTGAACCCATCAGACTCTGTGCTATGGGTGGGTCATGGTGCCAGTGCTGTTGAGAAGCATGGAGCTAAAAAGCTCAGTGAGACTTTAGGAGTGCAGATTTCTGAAGTGACCGAAGGTGAAGAAGGAGGTATGACAGCTGATTGAACTGAAATGTTGTCTATGCTGTTAGTGTTGCGGTTGTtgtaaaataacttttttttattttttttttttttggcccacTGCTTGTTTTTGAAGATAACTTCTGGCACGCTCTTGGAGGGAAAATGGAATATTGCACATCTGAAAGACTGAAGAGTAAAATAGACTCTCATCCTCCCCGTCTGTTTGCTTGCTCTAACAAAACGGGACGGTTCCATGTGAGTGACTTGTTaaccttctttctttcaatGATGTGAAAATAACCAGCAGTTGTGCACATTCATCACTCCATACATCACTCAGTCGATTTAAAAGACAGGTTTTCCCAATCAGATCGAGGAAGTACCAGGGGAGATGACTCAAGAGGATCTGGCTCCTGATGACATCATGATCCTAGACACTTGGGATGAGGTACATGTTTGAGTAGCACTATGAGTGAACCTAGGTTGTGCGCAGAGATGACCAATGTGGTGATGCTTCTATTTACTTCCAAGGTCTTTGTTTGGATTGGAAAAGAAGccaatgaagaagaaaaaatagagGCTGTGGCATCAGGTACTCCCCTTGTTTATAAAGCTAGGATATACCTTTTATGCTCtaatttacataattattacttttttaattagTCTGTaaagttggatttttttttttttcttttccttttaaatgTCTCGTTCTGAtgtatggtttaaaaaaaaaaaaaaaaaaaaaaagtatcaaatGCAAATCCCGGAACTAGTAAGTAGCTATGGAATAGGGCTGGCATTGCAAAAGGCCTGACACAGCATTCGTCACTGCCTTATGTTTAAAATCTCAACCACCACTTAAAATGTTTCCCAATGTATATGATCACATGACTAATTACTCATTCTGTCCACTTTCTCTTAAGCTGTCAGATACATCGAAACCCATCCTGCCATCAGAGACAAGAGGACTCCTGTTGTGAAGATAGGGCAGGGTTTTGAGCCTCCCACATTCACAGGGTGGTTCCTGGGCTGGGATTATGACTACTGGAGCTCAAAGGCACTGGAACAGGCTATGGGTGCTCTGAAGCACTGAACCTGCAGCTGTAGCTAATGTAGCAGATTCAGTCTcagacagaataaaaataaaataagc of Ictalurus punctatus breed USDA103 chromosome 22, Coco_2.0, whole genome shotgun sequence contains these proteins:
- the LOC108255504 gene encoding gelsolin isoform X1 gives rise to the protein MVYHPEFKKAGQKPGLQVWRIEKMDLASVPENLYGSFYTGDTYIVLNTIKQRLGSLQYDLHFWQGNACTIDESAAAAIFAVQMDDYLGGTPVQYREVQGHESETFVGYFKSGLKYMQGGVASGFRHVASNGAGIHRVLHVTGRRTVRATEVPVSWGSFNQGDCFILDLGNEIYQWCGTKSNHFERLKTTNVSKGIRDNERAGRAKLYMCEEGLEPDKMLEILGPKPELPDSDCDDSETDSSNRKMATLYKVSDASGNMSITLVAAENPFSQSALESTDCFILDHGCNGKIFVWKGKEAGPEERSAGLKAAEDFIQRMGYPKHTQVQILPENGETPLFKQFFKSWHDVAETEGLRKGYVSNKIAKIEKVPFDASMLHLSSAMAAQHGMIDKGEGEKKIWRVEGSDKVDVDPSTYGQFYGGDSYIILYNYQHGNRRGQIIYIWQGEDSSQIEKGASSILATQLDEELGGGAVQVRVIQGKEPVHLMSLFGAEPMVVYKGGTSREGGQSKASAIRLFQVRSNAAGNMRAVEVDPVASNLNSNDVFLLLNPSDSVLWVGHGASAVEKHGAKKLSETLGVQISEVTEGEEGDNFWHALGGKMEYCTSERLKSKIDSHPPRLFACSNKTGRFHIEEVPGEMTQEDLAPDDIMILDTWDEVFVWIGKEANEEEKIEAVASAVRYIETHPAIRDKRTPVVKIGQGFEPPTFTGWFLGWDYDYWSSKALEQAMGALKH
- the LOC108255504 gene encoding gelsolin isoform X2: MDLASVPENLYGSFYTGDTYIVLNTIKQRLGSLQYDLHFWQGNACTIDESAAAAIFAVQMDDYLGGTPVQYREVQGHESETFVGYFKSGLKYMQGGVASGFRHVASNGAGIHRVLHVTGRRTVRATEVPVSWGSFNQGDCFILDLGNEIYQWCGTKSNHFERLKTTNVSKGIRDNERAGRAKLYMCEEGLEPDKMLEILGPKPELPDSDCDDSETDSSNRKMATLYKVSDASGNMSITLVAAENPFSQSALESTDCFILDHGCNGKIFVWKGKEAGPEERSAGLKAAEDFIQRMGYPKHTQVQILPENGETPLFKQFFKSWHDVAETEGLRKGYVSNKIAKIEKVPFDASMLHLSSAMAAQHGMIDKGEGEKKIWRVEGSDKVDVDPSTYGQFYGGDSYIILYNYQHGNRRGQIIYIWQGEDSSQIEKGASSILATQLDEELGGGAVQVRVIQGKEPVHLMSLFGAEPMVVYKGGTSREGGQSKASAIRLFQVRSNAAGNMRAVEVDPVASNLNSNDVFLLLNPSDSVLWVGHGASAVEKHGAKKLSETLGVQISEVTEGEEGDNFWHALGGKMEYCTSERLKSKIDSHPPRLFACSNKTGRFHIEEVPGEMTQEDLAPDDIMILDTWDEVFVWIGKEANEEEKIEAVASAVRYIETHPAIRDKRTPVVKIGQGFEPPTFTGWFLGWDYDYWSSKALEQAMGALKH